One part of the Nymphaea colorata isolate Beijing-Zhang1983 chromosome 8, ASM883128v2, whole genome shotgun sequence genome encodes these proteins:
- the LOC116258537 gene encoding putative disease resistance RPP13-like protein 3, with product MAEIAVKFLLERLGTYLVKEAELLGGIREEIDELRLELESIQAFLKDADRKRHGNEGIKIWVNQVRRVAYDIEDAIDEFLLRFGTRHAGHGGIKNFLGILSSAMTQLLPRHNLATDVQKIKRKIAALSERRRTYHIQILHEDTSSDSTIRQWQDYAEANFLEEAEVVGIEKDVKLLLNELVGGVTGNNKKIYISVVGMGGLGKTTLARKVYNEPKVKEHFNCSAWVSVSQSFNTKTLLKFMLIKFGGIREPSSSKEAEESLLPSREEIEQMNEVDLGRQIHSYLQGKKIILVLDDVWDKRVCININSALPENNNGSAIMITTRTEGVTSELETIKSVNFTRHELKTFPDDVAMSLLCRKAFLGSTAIMPPEFQEVGKSMLQKCGGLPLAIATVGGILCKKRAVPKWEKVNQNLRWKLGSYECSTSGGSITSILKMSYDELPLHLKPCFLYCGLFPEDHLIKRNKLIRLWIAEGFIEERRGTTIEEVGEDYILQLIDKSMLQIAETSMDGRVKSCRIHDLMRDLAISISRDEEFSFILDMQVRRANVVSPRRMSVIRENKTIEDDDKSVLSSAVGNIQLLRSLLFFRVDYVRTPNLASYSGQFMLLRVLDLGGAEIKKLPKQIGQLLHLRYLCFRTQRNHRSKLPRSIGSLQNLETLDFRHSGVLMLPNEIIRLRNLRHLCMASCCPEMPKGVGNLRCLQTLTGLNGSRKGIAAEIRQLKELRRLEIWDVKEEDAEDLYASINSMRHLFRLGIWYDNYASDFPFGRRLLERPPPRLRVLELHRLSELPDTLGSFHNLSKLILVGGPLREDPFPLLESLPCLSDLRLYRLDNVEGLKCGPLGFPKLRSLQLVDLRSLRTVRFLEGSMPSLKQLRIHGCRRQLMPHGIQRLKLEVLSIK from the coding sequence aTGGCGGAGATTGCTGTGAAGTTCCTGCTGGAGAGGCTGGGTACCTACCTCGTGAAAGAAGCGGAGTTGCTTGGAGGGATTCGCGAAGAAATTGATGAGCTAAGGCTGGAACTGGAAAGCATCCAAGCATTTCTGAAAGATGCTGACAGAAAACGACATGGAAACGAGGGAATCAAAATATGGGTCAACCAAGTAAGACGTGTTGCTTATGATATCGAAGACGCTATTGATGAGTTTTTACTTCGCTTTGGAACGAGACATGCAGGACATGGTGGAATCAAGAACTTCCTTGGCATTCTGTCCAGCGCTATGACTCAATTACTTCCAAGACATAACCTTGCAACCGATGTACAAAAGATCAAGAGGAAAATCGCTGCGCTCTCAGAAAGAAGGCGCACGTACCACATACAAATCCTTCATGAAGATACGAGTTCGGACTCGACCATTCGGCAATGGCAAGATTATGCAGAAGCAAACTTCCTCGAGGAAGCAGAAGTCGTGGGAATTGAAAAGGATGTAAAGCTCTTGCTCAATGAGCTTGTGGGAGGAGTGACAggtaacaataaaaaaatttacatttcaGTAGTTGGGATGGGTGGGTTAGGAAAGACAACACTTGCAAGAAAGGTTTATAACGAACCAAAAGTGAAGGAACATTTCAATTGCTCTGCATGGGTATCAGTTTCGCAATCTTTTAATACCAAAACTTTACTAAAGTTCATGCTAATAAAATTTGGAGGAATAAGGGAACCGAGTTCCTCAAAGGAAGCAGAAGAAAGCTTGCTTCCTTCCAGAGAGGAGATAGAGCAAATGAATGAGGTTGATCTGGGAAGACAAATTCACAGCTAccttcaaggaaaaaaaattatactcgTGTTGGATGACGTGTGGGATAAGCGAGTTTGCATCAATATCAATTCAGCATTGCCAGAGAATAACAATGGAAGCGCAATCATGATCACAACTCGTACAGAGGGTGTCACTTCTGAATTAGAAACAATTAAAAGCGTAAACTTCACCCGTCATGAACTGAAAACTTTTCCTGATGATGTAGCAATGTCGTTACTTTGCCGAAAGGCATTTCTAGGAAGTACTGCTATTATGCCTCCGGAATTTCAGGAAGTGGGTAAGAGTATGCTGCAAAAGTGCGGCGGCCTCCCACTTGCAATCGCAACAGTGGGAGGTATACTGTGTAAGAAGAGGGCTGTGCCAAAGTGGGAGAAGGTAAATCAAAACTTACGCTGGAAGTTGGGTAGTTATGAATGCTCAACTTCCGGGGGTAGCATAACAAGCATTCTAAAGATGAGCTATGATGAGCTGCCCTTACATCTTAAACCATGCTTCCTTTATTGTGGTTTATTTCCTGAGGACCatttgatcaaaagaaacaaattgatcAGGCTTTGGATTGCAGAAGGATTcatagaagaaagaagaggcacGACAATCGAGGAGGTAGGAGAGGATTACATTCTACAATTAATCGACAAGAGCATGCTTCAAATCGCAGAGACTAGCATGGATGGTCGAGTGAAATCATGCAGGATTCATGATCTTATGCGTGATCTTGCCATTTCCATATCACGTGATGAGGAGTTCTCATTTATACTTGATATGCAGGTGAGAAGAGCGAATGTCGTCAGCCCCCGTCGGATGTCTGTCATTAGAGAGAATAAGACGATTGAAGATGACGACAAGAGCGTACTATCAAGCGCAGTTGGCAATATTCAACTCCTCcgttctcttcttttttttcgtGTGGATTACGTCAGGACACCTAACCTGGCTTCATATTCAGGCCAATTTATGTTACTGAGGGTATTGGATTTAGGTGGTGCTGAAATAAAGAAACTGCCGAAGCAGATAGGACAACTACTCCATTTGAGGTACCTGTGCTTTCGTACCCAAAGGAATCACAGGTCAAAACTTCCTAGATCAATTGGGAGccttcaaaatttagaaactttagaTTTCAGACACTCTGGCGTTCTTATGCTACCCAATGAGATCATTAGGCTGAGAAACTTGCGCCATTTATGCATGGCTTCATGCTGTCCCGAAATGCCAAAGGGCGTGGGCAATTTAAGATGCCTACAAACATTAACTGGTTTGAATGGTTCAAGAAAAGGAATTGCCGCAGAGATTAGGCAATTGAAGGAGTTGAGGAGGTTGGAAATATGGGATGTCAAGGAAGAAGATGCTGAAGATCTTTACGCATCCATCAACAGCATGAGGCACCTTTTTAGGCTGGGGATTTGGTACGACAATTATGCTAGTGATTTCCCATTTGGCAGAAGGTTGCTCGAAAGACCGCCACCTCGCCTGCGAGTCCTCGAGTTGCACCGATTGTCGGAGTTGCCTGATACCCTTGGTTCCTTCCATAACCTTAGCAAATTGATCTTAGTTGGTGGGCCCTTAAGGGAAGACCCTTTTCCACTCCTGGAATCACTTCCTTGTCTATCAGACCTTCGGCTTTATCGTTTAGACAACGTTGAGGGGTTAAAATGTGGTCCTTTGGGGTTTCCTAAGCTTCGAAGTCTCCAGCTTGTCGATCTAAGAAGTCTGAGAACCGTGAGATTCTTGGAAGGCAGCATGCCGAGTCTGAAGCAGCTAAGGATACACGGTTGTCGTCGGCAGTTGATGCCTCACGGCATCCAACGCCTCAAACTCGAAGTGCTTTCAATTAAATAG
- the LOC116258432 gene encoding pentatricopeptide repeat-containing protein At1g08070, chloroplastic-like yields the protein MRKARAVLPRYLLLPRPANSQPQASYSSSEGASPHSYHLHVNASSCSFSSSLELLLQRCRTIVQLNPVLSRIIIAGLLHRKLFVCRIVRHLAFSQSQNEFLVYARLIVEHVIHEQPNSFLFNTVIRAYSRNHSPEEAIRLYVQMLRIPVPPDNFTYPFVIRAANVRALMAEGLQVQGHIIKNGFDSDVFVLNTLISMYSDHGEVDSARQLFEQNRQVVDIVSWNALIDGYAKSGSVEVARQLFDEMPERNDVSWSTMISGYARHGELGIANALFDRMPYRNSVTWNSMISGFARIGILPIARKMFDEMPCKNTISWNAMITAYAQSGDVDSARDLFDKMPDKDVVSWSSMIAGYTQYGRFRDAVSLFKRMLLEKDVKPNEVTMVSVLSACAHMTEIDLGKWIHAYIDRCNIKLDDNLGAALIDMYAKCGNIEAAEQVFCNLKRRNISAWNALIVGFAMHGNADDSLKAFSRMQDSNTNPNSVTFLGVLTACSHAGLVDEGRRYFDNMLKDHNILPNLKHYGCMVDMLGRAGLLEEAEELVKSMPMKPDIMILGALLGACRIHGNTEVADRIKDGLLGLESGQAGCHVLLSNVYAAAGKWNEALEIRKVIKEKGIRKQPGSSLVDLNVGE from the coding sequence ATGCGAAAAGCCCGAGCTGTCTTGCCTCGCTACCTTCTCCTTCCTCGCCCGGCCAACTCCCAACCCCAAGCTTCATACTCGAGTAGTGAAGGTGCTTCTCCTCATAGTTATCATCTCCACGTTAAtgcttcttcttgttcgttttCTTCCAGTCTGGAACTTTTGTTGCAACGCTGCAGAACCATCGTCCAACTCAACCCAGTTCTTTCTCGTATCATCATCGCCGGGCTTCTTCATCGAAAGCTTTTCGTCTGCAGGATCGTTAGACACCTTGCCTTTTCACAGTCACAGAACGAGTTCCTAGTTTATGCCCGTCTGATCGTAGAGCATGTCATCCACGAGCAGCCGAACTCTTTCCTCTTCAACACCGTCATTCGAGCCTACTCCCGGAATCACTCGCCGGAGGAAGCCATTAGATTGTATGTACAGATGCTCCGGATACCCGTTCCCCCGGACAATTTCACCTATCCCTTCGTTATCAGGGCTGCCAACGTCAGGGCGTTGATGGCAGAGGGCCTGCAGGTCCAGGGCCACATCATTAAGAACGGGTTCGACTCGGATGTCTTCGTCCTCAATACGCTCATCAGCATGTATTCTGATCATGGGGAGGTGGACTCTGCTCGCCAGTTGTTCGAGCAGAACCGTCAGGTAGTTGATATTGTCTCTTGGAATGCTCTGATCGATGGCTACGCAAAGTCTGGTTCAGTGGAAGTTGCGCGCCAATTGTTTGACGAAATGCCTGAGAGGAACGATGTTTCCTGGAGCACCATGATATCTGGGTACGCAAGGCATGGTGAGTTGGGCATTGCTAACGCGTTGTTTGATCGAATGCCTTACAGGAACTCCGTCACTTGGAATTCCATGATATCTGGATTCGCGAGGATAGGGATCCTGCCTATTGCGCGTAAAATGTTTGATGAGATGCCATGTAAAAATACCATCTCTTGGAATGCCATGATCACGGCTTATGCCCAAAGTGGAGATGTTGATTCTGCACGtgatttgtttgataaaatgccGGATAAGGACGTTGTATCCTGGAGTTCCATGATCGCTGGTTACACGCAATATGGCCGGTTCAGAGACGCAGTTTCTCTATTCAAAAGGATGCTTCTCGAGAAGGACGTGAAGCCTAATGAGGTTACTATGGTGAGTGTGCTATCTGCTTGTGCTCATATGACCGAGATAGACCTTGGTAAATGGATTCATGCTTACATTGACCGATGTAATATAAAGCTTGACGACAACTTGGGTGCAGCACTTATCGATATGTACGCAAAATGTGGAAATATCGAGGCTGCAGAACAGGTCTTCTGTAATTTGAAACGAAGAAATATATCAGCCTGGAATGCGTTGATTGTTGGCTTCGCGATGCATGGCAATGCCGACGACTCACTCAAAGCGTTTTCCAGAATGCAGGATTCCAACACAAATCCCAATAGTGTCACCTTTTTGGGCGTCTTGACGGCATGCAGCCATGCAGGCCTTGTGGATGAGGGACGCCGGTACTTCGATAACATGTTGAAAGATCACAATATATTGCCTAATCTTAAGCACTATGGTTGTATGGTTGATATGCTGGGTCGAGCAGGTCTATTAGAAGAAGCGGAAGAACTAGTGAAAAGCATGCCAATGAAGCCTGATATAATGATATTGGGTGCACTTCTTGGTGCTTGCAGGATCCACGGCAACACAGAAGTTGCTGATAGAATCAAGGATGGTCTGCTGGGGTTGGAGTCTGGTCAAGCTGGTTGTCATGTTCTGCTCTCTAACGTCTATGCCGCTGCTGGTAAATGGAATGAAGCGTTAGAAATTAGGAAAGTTATCAAGGAGAAGGGTATAAGAAAACAACCTGGTTCCAGTCTGGTTGATCTAAACGTAGGAGAATGA